A single genomic interval of Longimicrobium sp. harbors:
- a CDS encoding dicarboxylate/amino acid:cation symporter, translating into MAKLKRPSLTQMILLSMVIGTLVGWAFPEASQQLKPLSNIFLRMIKSIIAPIIFATLVIGIAGHGDDMKRVGRLALKSLIYFEIVTTLALFIGLAAVNLTKPGVGVVLAGADASKAQEMGQTAQGLTVGGFLEHVVPTSIVDAMTKNEVLQIVFWSILFAVALSQVRGRPKEMMLWTLEGLSEVMFKFTGIVMKYAPIGIGAAIAVTVGHSGLGILWNLGKLILTLYGALVVFALVVLLPVALIAKVPIKRFMRAVKDPALIAFSTTSSEAALPRAMQAMEAIGVPRRIVAFVMPTGYSFNLDGTTLYLAMASVFAAQAAGIDMSFGEQMVMMLTLMLTSKGVAAVPRASLVILSGTLASFGLPLEAVALILGVDELMDMARTTVNLVGNCLATVVMARWENDFHPEAPPPDLSADEVITIAGPPEPAPA; encoded by the coding sequence ATGGCGAAACTGAAGCGTCCGTCCCTCACCCAGATGATCCTGCTGTCGATGGTCATCGGCACGCTGGTCGGGTGGGCGTTCCCCGAGGCCTCGCAGCAGCTGAAGCCGCTGTCGAACATCTTCCTGCGCATGATCAAGTCGATCATCGCGCCCATCATCTTCGCCACGCTGGTCATCGGCATCGCCGGGCACGGCGACGACATGAAGCGCGTGGGCCGCCTGGCGCTCAAGTCGCTCATCTACTTCGAGATCGTCACCACCCTGGCGCTGTTCATCGGCCTGGCGGCGGTGAACCTCACCAAGCCCGGCGTGGGCGTGGTGCTGGCCGGCGCCGACGCCAGCAAGGCCCAGGAGATGGGGCAGACGGCGCAGGGGCTCACGGTGGGCGGGTTCCTGGAGCACGTGGTTCCCACGTCCATCGTGGACGCGATGACCAAGAACGAGGTGCTGCAGATCGTGTTCTGGTCCATCCTCTTCGCGGTGGCGCTCTCGCAGGTGCGCGGGCGGCCCAAGGAGATGATGCTGTGGACGCTGGAGGGGCTGTCGGAGGTGATGTTCAAGTTCACCGGCATCGTGATGAAGTACGCGCCCATCGGCATCGGCGCGGCCATCGCGGTGACGGTGGGGCACAGCGGGCTGGGCATTTTGTGGAACCTGGGCAAGCTGATCCTTACGCTGTACGGCGCCCTGGTCGTATTCGCCCTGGTGGTGCTGCTGCCCGTGGCGCTGATCGCCAAGGTGCCCATCAAGCGCTTCATGCGGGCGGTGAAGGACCCGGCGCTGATCGCCTTCAGCACCACGTCGTCCGAGGCCGCGCTCCCCCGCGCCATGCAGGCCATGGAAGCCATCGGGGTGCCGCGGCGCATCGTGGCCTTCGTGATGCCCACGGGCTACTCGTTCAACCTGGACGGCACCACGCTGTACCTGGCGATGGCCTCGGTGTTCGCCGCGCAGGCCGCGGGCATCGACATGTCGTTCGGCGAGCAGATGGTGATGATGCTCACCCTGATGCTCACGAGCAAAGGCGTGGCGGCCGTTCCCCGTGCCTCGCTGGTGATCCTGTCGGGAACGCTGGCCAGCTTCGGGCTGCCGCTGGAGGCGGTGGCGCTGATCCTGGGCGTGGACGAGCTGATGGACATGGCGCGCACCACGGTGAACCTGGTGGGCAACTGCCTGGCGACGGTGGTGATGGCGCGCTGGGAGAACGACTTTCACCCCGAGGCGCCGCCGCCCGACCTGAGCGCCGACGAGGTGATCACCATCGCCGGGCCGCCGGAGCCAGCTCCAGCCTGA